One window from the genome of Aeromonas sp. FDAARGOS 1405 encodes:
- a CDS encoding metal-dependent hydrolase: MTAQGHLLFSVTCTLIAHKLQLTPALADASLWQTIPAALASALLPDLDHPKSVLGQRLPWISKPLSRLFGHRGFTHSLLAVAAAVWGLNQSLPPDTLPMGVKDALIVGYLSHLLGDWLTPAGIPLFWPIKRRYRLPGWSLRSGGAIETGFCTLTLLVAGWWCGWRL; this comes from the coding sequence ATGACCGCCCAAGGGCACCTGCTCTTCTCCGTTACCTGCACCCTGATCGCCCACAAACTGCAGCTCACTCCGGCCCTGGCCGATGCCAGCTTGTGGCAAACCATCCCTGCCGCGCTGGCCAGCGCCCTGTTGCCCGACCTCGACCACCCCAAATCTGTGCTGGGGCAGCGACTGCCGTGGATCTCGAAACCTCTGTCGCGGCTGTTCGGCCATCGCGGTTTCACCCACAGTCTGCTGGCGGTCGCCGCTGCCGTCTGGGGGCTGAACCAGAGCCTGCCGCCGGACACCTTGCCCATGGGGGTCAAGGATGCCCTGATCGTCGGCTACCTCAGCCATCTGCTGGGGGACTGGCTCACCCCGGCGGGCATTCCGCTCTTCTGGCCCATCAAGCGCCGTTACCGCCTGCCGGGCTGGTCGCTGCGCAGTGGCGGCGCCATCGAAACCGGCTTTTGCACCCTCACCCTGCTGGTTGCCGGCTGGTGGTGCGGCTGGCGCCTGTAA
- a CDS encoding YaiI/YqxD family protein, translating to MPIWVDADACPIPVKEILYRAAHRAQVVTTLVANQGLRVPPSPFIKTQQVEKGFDVADHVIAQQVQPGDLVITGDIPLASWVIDAGGEALNPRGEIYTRETIKARLGMRNFMEELRSAGVQTGGPAPFNAADKQRFANALDKWLVKGKL from the coding sequence ATGCCCATCTGGGTTGATGCCGATGCCTGCCCCATTCCGGTCAAGGAGATCCTCTACCGCGCCGCCCACCGCGCCCAGGTCGTCACCACCCTGGTGGCCAATCAGGGGTTGCGGGTGCCCCCCTCGCCCTTCATCAAAACCCAGCAGGTGGAGAAGGGATTCGATGTGGCAGATCATGTCATCGCCCAGCAGGTTCAGCCCGGCGATCTGGTGATCACCGGTGATATCCCCCTCGCCTCCTGGGTGATCGATGCCGGTGGCGAGGCACTCAATCCCCGCGGCGAGATCTACACCCGCGAGACCATCAAGGCGCGGCTCGGCATGCGCAACTTTATGGAAGAGCTGCGCTCGGCCGGCGTGCAAACCGGCGGCCCGGCCCCCTTCAATGCCGCCGACAAACAGCGTTTTGCCAACGCCCTCGATAAGTGGCTGGTCAAAGGCAAGCTGTAA
- the zntB gene encoding zinc transporter ZntB: MDRVPGEVIYALTLDGKGGMAPLTAGSEVPAAHPGWLHLDYGNPDSARWLLQTPLLSEAARESLLGQSNRPKLVRMGETVLLILRGINHNKDHRPEEMVALRIFITPDLIISSRRRPLLSEQDVFNQLKLGGGADTPADWLVEICDALTDRAGEFVEELHDKILDLEEMVLMRDMPANGRLALIRKQLIMIRRYLSPQRDLVARLANEKISWLDEDDRRRLLDIADRLRRWLDDLDAGVARTAVLADEINNLMAEATNRRAYQMSVMALLFLPASFLTGLFGINLGGIPGAENPTAFWVFCGSLVALASGLAIWLKHRRWW; encoded by the coding sequence ATGGATCGGGTGCCCGGTGAAGTGATTTATGCCCTGACCCTGGATGGCAAGGGTGGCATGGCGCCGCTGACGGCGGGAAGCGAAGTCCCGGCGGCACATCCCGGCTGGCTGCATCTGGATTACGGCAATCCCGATTCGGCGCGCTGGCTGTTGCAGACCCCCTTGCTCAGCGAGGCGGCCAGGGAGTCGCTGCTCGGCCAGAGCAATCGTCCCAAGCTGGTGCGGATGGGGGAGACGGTGCTGCTGATCCTGCGCGGCATCAACCACAACAAGGATCACAGGCCCGAAGAGATGGTGGCGTTGCGCATCTTCATCACCCCGGATCTCATCATCAGCAGCCGTCGTCGTCCGCTGCTCTCCGAGCAGGATGTCTTCAACCAGCTCAAGTTGGGGGGCGGCGCCGATACCCCGGCCGACTGGCTGGTGGAGATCTGTGATGCCCTGACTGATCGGGCGGGGGAGTTTGTCGAGGAGCTGCACGACAAGATCCTCGATCTGGAGGAGATGGTGCTGATGCGCGACATGCCCGCCAATGGCCGCTTGGCGCTGATCCGCAAGCAGCTCATCATGATCCGCCGCTACCTCTCGCCGCAGCGGGATCTGGTGGCGCGGCTGGCCAACGAGAAGATCAGCTGGCTGGATGAGGATGACCGCCGTCGTCTGCTCGATATCGCCGACCGGCTGCGGCGTTGGCTGGACGATCTGGATGCCGGGGTCGCACGTACCGCCGTGCTGGCGGACGAGATCAACAATCTGATGGCGGAGGCGACCAACCGCCGCGCCTACCAGATGTCGGTGATGGCACTGCTCTTTTTACCTGCCAGCTTCCTGACCGGTCTGTTTGGCATCAACCTCGGCGGTATCCCCGGGGCTGAGAATCCGACTGCCTTCTGGGTCTTCTGTGGTTCGCTGGTGGCGCTGGCAAGCGGGCTGGCTATCTGGCTCAAACATCGGCGCTGGTGGTAA